A single genomic interval of Prunus dulcis chromosome 5, ALMONDv2, whole genome shotgun sequence harbors:
- the LOC117627737 gene encoding GATA transcription factor 26 — protein MGKQGPCYHCGVTSTPLWRNGPPDKPVLCNACGSRWRTKGTLANYTPLHARAEPDDYEDHRVSRVKSISINKNKEIKLVKRKQNPDSVMVGGVAADYAHGFRRVTDEDTSNRSSSGSAVSNSESCAQFGSADASDLTGPAQSMVWDSMVPSRKRTCIGRPKPSPVEKLTKDLYTILHEQQSSYFSGSSEEDLLFECETPMVSVEIGHGSVLMRHPSSITREEESEASSLSVDNKQCHINEAYSHPATLHVHNNKGVIMTSTVTGKMNNLAGQGMQQEPLKRDKSQYDNFQILGNHNSPLCHVDLNDILNFEEFTRQLTNEEQQQLLKHLPPVDVVKFPYSLKSMFDSPQFRENLTSFQQLLAEGVFDISFLGAKTEDCKTLKRLVLSNSSKSKWVERYHLLKKCKTSPGKSVISGPNTLASSNFRHVKRLRDSETQSFPDVKMMMKSPKRIIVKGSNENKDLMDYDGSCFSPRSLFALPADGSSFLMESMNFVDESSDQDLLLHLPSNGSFAQAELLHPAMSFGAQQASTSSSSIYPHVLHP, from the exons atgGGCAAGCAAGGACCTTGCTATCACTGTGGAGTTACAA GCACTCCCCTTTGGCGCAACGGGCCACCTGACAAGCCAGTACTTTGCAATGCATGTGGATCTCGATGGAGGACTAAGGGAACACTTGCAAATTATACACCTCTACATGCTCGAGCTGAACCTGATGATTATGAAGATCATAGGGTTTCCAGGGTGAAGAGCATAtctataaacaaaaacaaagaaataaaactgGTTAAAAGAAAGCAGAATCCTGACAGTGTGATGGTTGGAGGGGTTGCTGCTGATTATGCCCATGGCTTCCGAAGGGTAACTGATGAAGATACAAGTAATAGGTCCAGTTCTGGGTCTGCTGTGTCTAACTCTGAGAGCTGTGCACAATTTGGTAGTGCAGATGCAAGTGATTTGACAG GTCCTGCTCAGTCAATGGTATGGGACTCAATGGTTCCTTCTAGGAAAAGGACCTGTATCGGTCGTCCTAAGCCATCTCCTGTTGAAAAGCTTACAAAGGATCTATATACTATTTTACATGAGCAACAGTCTTCTTACTTTTCCGGGTCTTCTGAAGAGGATCTGCTTTTTGAATGTGAAACACCAATGGTTTCTGTTGAAATAGGACATGGAAGTGTTCTCATGAGGCATCCCAGCTCAATAACACGAGAAGAGGAATCTGAAGCTAGCTCCCTTTCAGTTGATAACAAACAGTGCCACATAAATGAGGCTTATTCCCATCCTGCAACCCTTCATGTACATAATAATAAGGGTGTCATTATGACCAGTACTGTAACTGGAAAGATGAATAACCTTGCAGGACAAGGGATGCAACAAGAGCCACTGAAAAG GGATAAGTCTCAGTATGACAACTTCCAGATCTTGGGAAACCATAATTCACCACTGTGTCATGTAGATTTAAAT gatattttaaattttgaagagTTTACGAGGCAGTTGACAAATGAGGAACAACAGCAATTACTGAAACATCTACCTCCCGTTGATGTTGTTAAATTTCCTTATAG CCTCAAAAGCATGTTCGATAGTCCTCAATTCAGGGAGAATTTGACTTCCTTTCAGCAACTGCTAGCAGAAGGGGTCTTTGATATCTCCTTTCTAGGGGCAAAAACTGAAGACTGTAAGACTTTGAAAAGGCTTGTATTGTCCAATTCTTCGAAATCTAAATGGGTTGAACGCTATCATCTTCTCAAG AAATGTAAAACTAGCCCTGGAAAGTCTGTTATTTCTGGGCCTAACACCCTGGCATCTAGTAATTTTCGACATGTCAAGAGACTGCGGGACAGCGAGACTCAAAGTTTTCCAG ATGtaaagatgatgatgaagagcCCCAAAAGGATAATCGTGAAGGGTAGCAATGAAAACAAGGATCTCATGGACTATGATGGTTCTTGCTTTAGTCCAAGAAGCCTATTCGCTTTGCCTGCAGATGGTAGCTCTTTCTTGATGGAATCTATGAATTTTGTTGATGAAAGTTCTGATCAGGATCTTCTACTGCATTTGCCATCCAATGGATCTTTCGCACAAGCAGAGCTTCTTCACCCAGCCATGAGTTTTGGTGCCCAGCAGGCAAGCACTAGTAGTAGCTCAATATACCCACACGTACTCCATCCGTGA